One window of Deltaproteobacteria bacterium genomic DNA carries:
- a CDS encoding extracellular solute-binding protein: MKIPALVLVLLATLASLSWGQARKPRTLDDLAAYTGSDRQQILLDGAKAEGKIVWYTSLSGVYREMVDAFKRKYPDIAVDVFRGGSNDLTPRIINEAQAGRPVADALESTPGLLMVLRDRGLLKPYVSPELSKFPDEAKGKADGARVFWVTDREAYMGFGYNTRLIAPTEVPKNYQDLLKPELKGKMAVTTESSSSRVIGAMLKYKGDEYFKRLRSQDVRLFKASSAGFLDLIAAGEVGGGPVVFQNQVAVKKERGAPVDWVPLDVAVANAGGSAVVANAPHPHAALLFTDFVIGAEGQKLMEQFRYGVAWKEYPFKREYPERGMTSAEYEKAEDRWTQATRALTKR; the protein is encoded by the coding sequence ATGAAAATTCCGGCGCTTGTTTTGGTGCTGCTGGCGACGCTGGCTTCGTTGAGTTGGGGGCAAGCAAGAAAACCGCGGACGCTGGACGATCTGGCGGCTTACACGGGTTCTGACCGCCAGCAAATCCTGCTCGACGGCGCCAAGGCGGAGGGTAAGATCGTTTGGTACACTTCGCTGTCCGGCGTCTACCGAGAGATGGTCGATGCGTTCAAAAGAAAATATCCGGACATCGCGGTCGATGTGTTTCGCGGCGGCAGCAATGACCTTACGCCAAGAATTATCAACGAAGCGCAAGCCGGCCGCCCGGTGGCGGATGCCCTCGAAAGCACGCCGGGGCTGCTCATGGTCTTGCGCGATCGCGGCCTGCTCAAGCCCTACGTCTCGCCGGAGCTTTCGAAGTTTCCCGATGAAGCTAAAGGCAAAGCCGATGGCGCGCGGGTTTTCTGGGTGACCGACCGCGAAGCGTACATGGGATTCGGTTACAACACCCGTCTGATCGCGCCAACGGAAGTGCCAAAAAATTATCAAGATCTATTGAAGCCAGAACTTAAGGGCAAAATGGCGGTCACCACTGAAAGTTCCTCCAGCCGCGTGATCGGTGCCATGCTCAAGTACAAGGGCGATGAATATTTCAAGCGCTTGCGGTCACAGGATGTGAGGCTGTTCAAAGCTTCGAGCGCCGGCTTTCTCGATCTCATCGCCGCCGGTGAAGTTGGCGGCGGTCCGGTGGTGTTTCAGAATCAGGTGGCGGTTAAGAAGGAGCGGGGAGCGCCGGTCGATTGGGTGCCGCTCGACGTAGCGGTCGCCAATGCCGGCGGATCGGCGGTCGTTGCCAACGCGCCCCATCCGCACGCGGCGTTGCTGTTCACGGATTTCGTCATCGGCGCTGAGGGACAAAAACTGATGGAGCAGTTTCGCTACGGAGTGGCGTGGAAAGAGTACCCATTCAAGCGCGAATACCCCGAACGCGGCATGACCAGCGCCGAGTACGAGAAAGCCGAGGATCGCTGGACGCAGGCGACGCGGGCTCTTACGAAAAGATAA
- a CDS encoding enoyl-CoA hydratase/isomerase family protein, whose product MAEYKTILYQKQRKGVLITLNRPNALNAMNQDMMEELDAAFAEAEHDAEIRAVVVTGAGGAFSAGEDIAGNDPATEWPYGIPTNTSLNATYNKFRDADRKDILGRQLYRWQYSKPIIGAVSGWCFGAASWLALTCHITIAAEDAVFGQPQVRHGANTDFIWVALAGFKNALRYSLTGDHVDAQEALRIGLVNQVVPKSELLETCFKFVERVALVPPETVKINLHISTMGLEMMGLRKAWTLNSELAAMARLTKREEFNKRLDDAKKKGGLAAFLEARDGPFQPEPFGPKAKKK is encoded by the coding sequence ATGGCAGAGTACAAAACGATTCTTTATCAGAAGCAGCGAAAAGGCGTCTTGATCACGCTCAATCGGCCCAATGCGTTGAACGCGATGAACCAGGACATGATGGAGGAGCTCGACGCGGCGTTTGCCGAAGCCGAACATGACGCGGAGATCCGCGCGGTGGTGGTTACCGGCGCGGGCGGCGCGTTTTCCGCCGGCGAGGATATCGCCGGCAACGATCCGGCCACCGAGTGGCCCTATGGCATTCCAACCAATACTTCGCTCAACGCGACGTATAATAAATTTCGCGACGCCGACCGCAAAGATATCTTGGGCCGGCAACTTTACCGCTGGCAATATTCCAAGCCGATTATCGGCGCGGTCAGCGGTTGGTGCTTCGGCGCAGCCTCGTGGCTGGCGCTCACCTGCCACATCACCATCGCCGCCGAAGATGCGGTGTTCGGCCAGCCGCAGGTGCGCCACGGCGCCAATACGGATTTTATTTGGGTTGCCTTGGCCGGTTTTAAAAATGCCCTGCGCTACTCCCTCACCGGCGATCACGTCGATGCTCAGGAAGCGCTGCGCATCGGCCTGGTCAATCAAGTGGTGCCCAAGAGCGAACTTCTAGAGACCTGCTTCAAGTTCGTCGAGCGCGTCGCTTTGGTGCCGCCCGAGACGGTGAAAATAAATTTGCATATCTCGACCATGGGGCTGGAGATGATGGGGCTGCGCAAAGCCTGGACGTTGAATTCTGAACTGGCCGCGATGGCGCGCTTAACCAAACGCGAGGAATTCAACAAGCGCCTCGACGACGCCAAGAAAAAAGGCGGCCTCGCCGCCTTTCTAGAAGCCCGCGACGGCCCGTTTCAACCGGAACCGTTCGGACCGAAGGCGAAGAAGAAGTAA
- a CDS encoding enoyl-CoA hydratase/isomerase family protein — translation MPDYKEILYEKQRGGALITLNRPDALNAISRSMIKEIHQALDEVEQDKEVRAVVLTGAGRAFSAGMDQGNASGRRRDLHWPYGIVTGETAASVVDSWRNDPRNFRRMWEFGKPIIGAINGWAMGAGSWLSLFTHITIASEHAVFAQPEVRHGSNTSFMWTLLGGYKNALRYGLTGDHIDAQEALRIGLVVKVVPADKLIDESFSIVERIAHVPPETVKVNLQVATMGLDMMGLRDALTMDNQLSAPAHVMLREELRKPLDDARANQGIRDYLQKRDGPFQPEPFGPRSKKKTE, via the coding sequence ATGCCCGACTACAAAGAAATCCTCTATGAAAAACAGCGCGGCGGCGCGCTGATCACGCTCAACCGGCCGGATGCCTTGAACGCCATCAGCCGCAGCATGATCAAGGAGATCCATCAGGCTCTCGATGAAGTCGAACAGGACAAGGAAGTGCGCGCCGTCGTGCTCACCGGCGCCGGACGCGCCTTTTCCGCTGGCATGGATCAGGGCAATGCTTCGGGGCGGCGGCGCGATTTGCATTGGCCCTACGGCATCGTCACCGGTGAAACCGCCGCCAGCGTGGTCGATTCCTGGCGCAACGATCCGCGCAACTTCCGGCGCATGTGGGAGTTCGGCAAGCCGATCATCGGCGCGATCAACGGCTGGGCCATGGGCGCGGGCTCCTGGCTGTCGCTGTTCACACATATCACGATCGCCTCGGAGCACGCGGTGTTCGCCCAGCCGGAAGTGCGCCACGGTTCCAACACCAGCTTCATGTGGACGCTGCTCGGCGGTTACAAAAATGCCTTGCGCTACGGCCTCACCGGCGATCACATCGACGCTCAGGAAGCGCTGCGCATCGGCCTGGTGGTCAAAGTCGTGCCGGCCGATAAGTTGATCGACGAAAGTTTTAGTATAGTCGAGCGCATCGCTCATGTGCCGCCGGAAACAGTGAAAGTCAATCTGCAAGTGGCGACCATGGGGCTCGATATGATGGGGCTGCGCGATGCCTTGACCATGGACAATCAACTCTCGGCGCCGGCCCATGTCATGTTGCGCGAAGAGCTGCGCAAGCCCCTCGACGACGCCCGCGCCAATCAAGGGATTCGCGATTATTTGCAGAAACGCGATGGCCCGTTCCAGCCCGAGCCGTTTGGGCCGCGATCGAAGAAAAAAACGGAGTGA
- a CDS encoding ABC transporter substrate-binding protein yields the protein MKRITTLICAAIGLLIIFPTFSPAQTKPLKEVRVPYALGGSTGFFWVAQRSGSFEKYGLKVLPIFMRGGREAVQALISRDVTILQQGSAGVVLAWAQGAKDLVVLGATGNKLDYVFVSNSNIKKPADLKGKRIAISQLGASTDFIARIALKQLGINDKEVQILGIGAQGERWAALAGGHVDASVFQPPVTLRARKLGLPVWVDFSKSDYEYVVAGPVTLRSFIKSDRDTVMNFMRGLADGMDFYRDERNKDTVIKYLGEFYKSNNLEELDETRKVYTQVTPGLPIVTAKAMDNMIASDRTMATMNISSGDVMDLSFLKQLEEERKLKR from the coding sequence ATGAAACGCATCACTACCTTGATCTGTGCAGCGATTGGATTGTTGATCATTTTCCCAACATTCTCACCCGCCCAAACCAAACCGCTCAAAGAAGTCCGCGTCCCCTACGCTCTCGGCGGTTCCACCGGCTTCTTTTGGGTCGCTCAACGCTCAGGCTCATTTGAAAAATACGGCCTCAAAGTCTTGCCGATTTTCATGCGCGGCGGACGCGAGGCGGTGCAGGCGTTGATCTCGCGCGACGTGACGATCCTGCAACAGGGCAGCGCCGGCGTGGTTCTCGCATGGGCCCAGGGCGCCAAGGATCTGGTTGTGCTGGGCGCCACCGGTAATAAACTCGATTACGTCTTCGTCAGCAATTCCAATATCAAGAAACCCGCCGACTTGAAGGGCAAACGAATCGCCATCAGTCAATTGGGCGCCAGCACCGATTTCATTGCGCGCATCGCGTTAAAACAACTGGGCATCAATGACAAGGAGGTGCAGATCCTCGGCATCGGCGCCCAGGGCGAGCGTTGGGCCGCGCTGGCCGGCGGCCATGTCGATGCTTCGGTGTTTCAGCCGCCGGTGACTTTGCGCGCGCGCAAGTTGGGTCTGCCGGTCTGGGTCGATTTTTCCAAGAGCGATTATGAATACGTCGTCGCCGGCCCGGTGACGCTGCGCTCGTTTATCAAATCGGACCGCGACACCGTGATGAATTTCATGCGCGGTCTAGCCGACGGCATGGATTTTTACCGTGACGAAAGAAACAAAGACACGGTCATCAAGTATCTCGGCGAGTTCTACAAATCGAACAATCTGGAAGAGCTGGATGAAACCCGCAAGGTTTACACGCAAGTGACGCCGGGATTGCCCATCGTCACGGCCAAAGCGATGGACAACATGATCGCCAGCGACCGCACCATGGCGACAATGAATATCAGCAGCGGCGATGTCATGGACTTGTCGTTCCTAAAACAGCTGGAGGAAGAACGGAAACTTAAACGGTGA